TCGACCTCGGCGCGGTTGGCGTCCAGGTACCAGACCTTGTTGACGACGGCCTCGAGCAGGTCGCCGTCGTGGGAGATGACGATCAGGCCGCTCTTGTGGCCCTTGAGGTAGTCGCGCAGCCAGGTGATCGAGTCGGCGTCGAGGTGGTTCGTCGGCTCGTCGAGCAGCAGCGTCTCGGCGTCGGAGAACAGGATCCGGGCGAGCTCGACACGCCGGCGCTGGCCGCCGGAGAGCGTCCGGAGCGGCTGCGCGAGGATCCGGTCGGCCAGGCCCAGGTTCGCGCAGATCCGCGCGGCGTCGCTCTCGGCCGCGTACCCGCCCAGCGCGGCGAACTGGTCCTCCAGCCGGCCGTACCGACGGACCAGCTTGTCGCGGTCGGCGTCGGTGACGGCCTCGGCCATCCCCACCTGCACCTTGTCCATGTCGTGCAGGAGGACGTCGAGCCCGCGGGCGGAGAGCACCCGGTCGCGGGCGGTGACGTCGAGGTCGCCGGTGCGCGGGTCCTGCGGGAGGTAACCGACCTCACCGCGCCGCGTGACCTCCCCGGCGTACGGCAGGCCCTCACCGGCCAGCACCTTGAGCGTCGTCGTCTTGCCGGCGCCGTTGCGGCCGACCAGGCCGATCCGATCGCCGGGCTGGACGCGCAGCGTGGTGTCGGAGAGCAGGATGCGCGCACCCGCGCGCAACTCCAGCCCGGTAACGGTGATCACGTGAGAATTCCTCGCAGACGGACGAACGGGCCGGAACGGAACGGGGCGAAGGTCGGTCTACGAGCGCACCCCACCAGTCTACCCGTCCGTGCAGAGCGATTTCCGGAGCGCGATCCCGGGCGCCCGATTGGTTGGCACGGCACGCCTCCGGGTATCGGACGGGCGCGCCCCCGGCGAGGCGGGGCACGGAACGGGACGGTGCGAGCGATGGACTTCGACAAGGACGCCAATCTTGATCTGTCCAAGGTTGAGGACGCTCGCGGCGGCGGGGGTGGCTTCGGTGGCGGCCCCATGGTCGTCGGCGGCGGCGCGCTGGGGCTGATCGTCACCGTGGTGCTGGCCCTGCTCGGGTACAACACGCTCGGCGACGACTCGACGAGCCCGGCGCCCAGCAGCTCGGCGAACCTGGCGCAGGAGTGCGCGGTGAGCAACACCCAGCGATTCGAGCTAGTGCAGTGCCGGCAGGTCGCGGTCTTCGACGACCTGCGCGACTACTGGAGCACCGAGGGCGCCCCCGCGCTCGGCGCGCAGTACGAGGACCCCCGGCTCCGCTTCTTCACCCAGGGCGTGAACACCGCCTGCGGTCAGGCCACCTCCGCGGTCGGACCGTTCTACTGCCCCGGTGACCAGCGCATCTACATCGACCTGGGGTTCTACGACGACTTGGCGCAGCGGTTCGGGGCGCCGGGTGAGTTCGCCCAGGCGTACGTGCTGGCTCACGAGTTCGGTCACCACATGCAGTACGTCACCGGGTTCGAGCGGGAGATCCGTCAGTTGCAGCAGCAGGATCCGGGCAACCAGAACAAGTACTCGATCGCCCTGGAGCTGCAGGCCGACTGCTTCGCCGGCGTCTGGACGAAGAACGCCACCGGCGGCGCCCAGAGCCTGATCGAGGGCGTCTCGCAGGAGGACATCAAGTCCGCGATCCAGGCCGCCGGTGCGGTCGGTGACGACCGGATCCAGGAGCAGGCCGGTGGTCAGGTCAACCCCGAGACCTGGACGCACGGCTCGGCGGCCCAGCGCGAGCAGTGGTTCAACACCGGCAACACCAGCGGCGACCCGAAGAGCTGCAACACGCTCAACGCCAGGTAGCAGCGCGCCGACGGCGGGCCCGTGACGTTCGTCATGGGTCCACCGTGAGCGGCGCTCGAAACGTCGTGCAGCAGCGCACGGCCCGGAGGCCCCGGCCGCCACCAGGCTGGAGGCATGCCCAACCACGCGCTGTCGAACTACGTCGCCGACCTCCTGTCGTTCACGTCGGCGCCCACCGTCCGCCGGGAACTCGCGGTCACCGCGTCCACGATCGCCCTGCTCGGCGTGCTCTGGGTGATCGGGAGCGACCCGAGCTTCCTGCTGGTCTTCGCCGTCGTCCTGGGCCTGTACTCGGTGCTCCGGCTAGGGCTCGCGGCCTGGAAGCAGACGCGGCAGTCGGGGAAGGCCCGAACCCGATGAGCGCCACCCCGACGAACGCCGTCGACGTCCGCGACCTGACCCGTACCTACCGCTCCGGGGCCGAGGCCGTCCGCGGCATCAGCTTCACGGTCCGACCCGGTGAGGTGTTCGGCCTGCTCGGGACGAACGGCGCAGGCAAGACCTCCACGATGGACGTCATCGCCGGCCTCGCGTCGCCGACCACGGGCACCGTCCGGGTGCTGGGGCGCGATCCGATCCGGGAGCGCAAGGCCGTTCGGCACCGCACCGGCGTCGTCCTCCAGTCCGGCGGATTACCGGGCGAGCTGACCGTCGCCGAGGCCGTCCGGATGTGGGCGGGCACGATGCGCCGCCCGCGGCCGGCCGCCGAGGCGATCGAATCCGTCGACCTGGTCGACCGCCTGGACGTGGCGATCAAGAGCCTGTCCGGCGGTGAACGACGGCGGTTGGACCTCGCGATCGCGCTGCTCGGCCGTCCCGAACTGCTCCTGCTCGACGAGCCGACGACCGGCCTCGACGCGGAGAGCCGTCGGCAGGTCTGGACGCTGATCCGCGCGTTGGTGGCGGACGGCACCGCGGTGCTGCTCACCACCCACCATCTGGAGGAGGCCGAGGAGCTCTCGGACTCCCTCGCCATCCTGCACCGCGGGCGGATCGTCGCCGAGGGCACGCTCGACGAGGTCGTCGCGACGCACCGCGCGGAGATCCGCTGGGGTGCCGCCGCCGGTCGGCCGCCAGCCGGGGTCCTCGACGGCGAGGCCGTCGAGGAGCAGGGCAGGCACGTCGTGGTCCGCACCGGCAACCTGCAGCGGACGCTCGTCCGCCTCCTGGGCTGGACCGAAGACACCGGTGTGGTGCTGCCCGAGCTGCGCGCCACGCCGGCCTCGCTGGAGACCGCGTTCCTCGCGCTGGCCCGCACCGGAGAACCCGTCGATCGCGAACTGGAGGCTGCTCGATGACTGCCGCACTGGCCCGGACCTACTCGCTGGGGCGCGCCGAGGTGCTGCTGCTCCGCCGCAACCGGACATTGCTCTTCACCGCCCTGCTGGTGCCGCTGGGACTGATCGGGCTGCTGGTCGCCGCCCGCAGCGGCGAGATGGACGATGACGCGACCGCCGGGGCGGTCACCACGTTCACCGGCATGGTGCTGCTGTTCGTCGTCTACTACACGATCCTGAGCAGCTCGGTGGCCCGCCGCGAGGAGGGCGTGCTGCAGCGCCTGCGCACCGGCGAGGCCGCCGATGCCGAGATCCTGACGTCGATGGCGCTGCCCGGCACGGTGGTCGCGCTCGCACAGATCCTGCTGTTCGCCGCACTCGGCGGGATCGCGCTGGGCCTGCCGCTCCCGGACAACCCGCTCGTCGTCCTGGCCGGTGTCCTGCTGGGCGCCGCCGTGTTCGCGGTCTTCGGACTGCTGACCGCGGTGATCTCCCGAACCGTGGAGTCGGTGCAGATCACCAGCTTGCCGGTACTCGCTGTCTGCCTGTTCGGCGCCGGCCTGGTGGTCCCGCTGGACTCGATGCCCGCGAACGTGGAGAGGATCTGTGGCTTCACCCCGCTGGCCCCGGTGCTGGAACTGGCGCGGGACGGCTGGATCGGCCCGGTCGACTGGGTGAGCGCGGCCGGCCAGGTGGGGATCCTGCTCGCCTGGATCGGGATCGGCGTCCTGCTGATCCGGACGTCGTTCCGCTGGTCGCCCCGTGCATGATTCGAACGGGGTGAGGCCGGTGAGTTCGTTCAGTGGGTTGCGACGGTGGTGGCGGGAGACCGACGACGTCGGGAGGGTGACGCTCTACACCCGGGTGTCCGTGATCCCGCTGCTCCTGGTCGGGCCGCTCGTCATCACGTCGAACCCGTCGCTGCGCGAAGGCACTGTCGCCGAGTCCGCGCTGCTCATGGTCGTCGCCGTGGTGCTGGCGCAGTCGGTGGCGGTGGCGCTCGTCGTCGACCGGCTGGTGCTGGGCCGTCGGCTGACCCGCCAGGACGTCGCGCTCTGGCTCGGCGCCACGCTGGTCGCGGCGCTGGCCCTGGTGGCACTGCCGATCGGGGACGCCCGCGGGCCCGGTTTTCTGACGGTCGCCGCGTTCGCGATCGCTCCGCTCGGTTCTCTGGGCGCGCGCTGGTACGTGCCGGCCGGGCTCGCCGTGGCCGCTGCGGTCGCCCTTCTGTCGAATGTCCGGCACGAGCACGCCGGCTTGGTCGTCGCCGTGACGTTCCAACTGTTCGCGATTCTGTTCGTGGTCGCGTCCGCGGTGCAGGTCTCGCTCTGGCTGGTCAACGTCGTGCGGCGGCTCGCAGACGCGGACCGGACCCGGGCCGAGCTGGCGGTCGCCGAGGAGCGGCTGCGATTCGCCCGCGACCTCCACGACATCGTCGGACGTGATCTCTCGGCGATCGCGATGACCAGTGACCTCGCCGCCGAACTGGCCCGGCGGGGGCGGCCGGAGGCCGCGGAGCGGGCCGAGGAGGCGCGGAAC
The nucleotide sequence above comes from Cryptosporangium minutisporangium. Encoded proteins:
- the ypfJ gene encoding KPN_02809 family neutral zinc metallopeptidase, with the translated sequence MDFDKDANLDLSKVEDARGGGGGFGGGPMVVGGGALGLIVTVVLALLGYNTLGDDSTSPAPSSSANLAQECAVSNTQRFELVQCRQVAVFDDLRDYWSTEGAPALGAQYEDPRLRFFTQGVNTACGQATSAVGPFYCPGDQRIYIDLGFYDDLAQRFGAPGEFAQAYVLAHEFGHHMQYVTGFEREIRQLQQQDPGNQNKYSIALELQADCFAGVWTKNATGGAQSLIEGVSQEDIKSAIQAAGAVGDDRIQEQAGGQVNPETWTHGSAAQREQWFNTGNTSGDPKSCNTLNAR
- a CDS encoding ABC transporter ATP-binding protein encodes the protein MSATPTNAVDVRDLTRTYRSGAEAVRGISFTVRPGEVFGLLGTNGAGKTSTMDVIAGLASPTTGTVRVLGRDPIRERKAVRHRTGVVLQSGGLPGELTVAEAVRMWAGTMRRPRPAAEAIESVDLVDRLDVAIKSLSGGERRRLDLAIALLGRPELLLLDEPTTGLDAESRRQVWTLIRALVADGTAVLLTTHHLEEAEELSDSLAILHRGRIVAEGTLDEVVATHRAEIRWGAAAGRPPAGVLDGEAVEEQGRHVVVRTGNLQRTLVRLLGWTEDTGVVLPELRATPASLETAFLALARTGEPVDRELEAAR
- a CDS encoding ABC transporter permease, yielding MTAALARTYSLGRAEVLLLRRNRTLLFTALLVPLGLIGLLVAARSGEMDDDATAGAVTTFTGMVLLFVVYYTILSSSVARREEGVLQRLRTGEAADAEILTSMALPGTVVALAQILLFAALGGIALGLPLPDNPLVVLAGVLLGAAVFAVFGLLTAVISRTVESVQITSLPVLAVCLFGAGLVVPLDSMPANVERICGFTPLAPVLELARDGWIGPVDWVSAAGQVGILLAWIGIGVLLIRTSFRWSPRA
- a CDS encoding sensor histidine kinase is translated as MSSFSGLRRWWRETDDVGRVTLYTRVSVIPLLLVGPLVITSNPSLREGTVAESALLMVVAVVLAQSVAVALVVDRLVLGRRLTRQDVALWLGATLVAALALVALPIGDARGPGFLTVAAFAIAPLGSLGARWYVPAGLAVAAAVALLSNVRHEHAGLVVAVTFQLFAILFVVASAVQVSLWLVNVVRRLADADRTRAELAVAEERLRFARDLHDIVGRDLSAIAMTSDLAAELARRGRPEAAERAEEARNLAQESLRQVRAAVRGYRAIDLRTELEGSAALLRSAGVTSRVTAEVAELSDDVRTAAAWVVREGVTNVVRHSAATLCRIEVREEGGRVLVRVENDGASGPLGHGSGLVGLAERLRPLGGELTFEQRDDVFVLRADLPTSAVVQEVGA